From one Magnolia sinica isolate HGM2019 chromosome 18, MsV1, whole genome shotgun sequence genomic stretch:
- the LOC131233734 gene encoding transcription factor MAMYB: protein MEFIDEETRPRFLLQTRISSTPIPKPDEIQKTSKTLTLICISVSSLLIFLAFFSSFSQSQTLQFLLIWFSISLALGPFAPTSFTGGDIRVGIGEPLQPSDPDPTPLEESRKKIPNRRPKTQRSDNPYLNSPSQVPTERPEEPKIENPARNGETGPRIEEEREWDDEDFDLLKKQIAKHPVGAPRRWESIAEAFHGRHGLESVIKTAKSMAEKRSGGGDPFAQFLKQRKPLSKQLESVNGDPSPSVEMDEGDSKKESSDWSSGEDIALLNALKAFPKDASMRWEKIAAAVPGKSKACCVKRVAELKRDFRSSKT from the coding sequence ATGGAGTTCATAGACGAAGAGACGAGGCCCAGATTCCTTCTCCAAACCCGCATCTCTTCGACTCCAATCCCCAAACCAGACGAAATCCAGAAAACCagcaaaaccctaaccctaatctgcatCTCCGTCTCCTCTCTCCTCATCTTCCTCGCTTTCTTCTCCTCATTCTCTCAATCCCAAACCCTCCAATTCCTCCTCATCTGGTTTTCGATCTCTCTCGCACTCGGGCCCTTCGCCCCAACCTCATTCACGGGCGGCGACATCCGCGTCGGCATCGGTGAGCCTCTCCAGCCGTCAGATCCCGATCCGACGCCCCTCGAAGAATCCAGGAAGAAAATCCCCAATCGCAGGCCGAAAACCCAACGATCCGACAATCCCTATCTAAATTCTCCATCTCAGGTACCCACGGAAAGGCCGGAGGAGCCGAAGATCGAGAATCCGGCCCGCAACGGCGAGACAGGGCCGAGGATCGAAGAGGAGAGGGAATGGGACGATGAGGATTTCGATCTCCTGAAGAAGCAGATCGCGAAGCATCCGGTCGGGGCGCCGCGGCGGTGGGAATCGATCGCGGAGGCATTCCATGGGCGGCACGGGCTGGAGAGCGTGATCAAGACGGCGAAATCGATGGCGGAGAAGAGATCGGGTGGCGGTGATCCGTTCGCGCAGTTTTTGAAGCAGAGGAAGCCGTTGAGCAAGCAGTTGGAGAGCGTTAATGGAGATCCGTCGCCATCCGTCGAAATGGACGAAGGAGATTCGAAGAAAGAGAGTTCAGATTGGAGCTCTGGAGAAGACATTGCATTGCTGAATGCATTGAAAGCATTTCCGAAGGATGCGAGTATGAGGTGGGAGAAGATTGCAGCTGCAGTTCCTGGAAAATCCAAGGCCTGCTGTGTGAAGAGGGTTGCTGAGCTGAAAAGGGATTTTCGCAGCTCCAAAACGTAG